Proteins encoded in a region of the Psychromicrobium lacuslunae genome:
- the nadA gene encoding quinolinate synthase NadA: MSSVNTAIQLSVRGASKESTCGTDLAKGPWEFDLSAALEGVPSYGPGASLADQAPSSTPQQIQIPQQYKDASEQELDERILAAKATLGDRVVILGHFYQRDEVIKYADFVGDSFQLANAAKSKPEAEAIVFCGVHFMAETADMLSGPEQAVILPNLAAGCSMADMADIESVEACWAQLEEIYGDMTATDAEGKVPVIPVTYMNSSAALKGFCGEHGGIVCTSSNAKTVLEWAFQRGQRVLFFPDQHLGRNTAKAMGVPLEQMPMWSPRKPWGGTSLETLQDARVILWHGFCSVHRRFSVAQIDQARAEYPGVRVIVHPECPMPVVDAADESGSTDYIVKAIQAAPAGTTFAIGTEINLVNRLAEEYPQHTIFCLDPVICPCSTMYRIHPGYLAWVLESLVQKTVVNQIRVPENVAVPARVALERMLAAKP, from the coding sequence GTGAGTTCAGTTAATACCGCCATCCAGCTCTCAGTTCGTGGTGCCTCCAAGGAGTCGACCTGCGGTACCGATCTGGCTAAAGGGCCGTGGGAATTCGACTTGAGCGCCGCCCTCGAGGGGGTGCCGAGCTATGGTCCAGGTGCCTCACTGGCCGATCAGGCACCGAGCAGCACCCCACAGCAGATTCAGATTCCGCAACAATACAAGGATGCCTCGGAGCAAGAGCTAGACGAGCGAATCCTGGCGGCCAAAGCCACTCTCGGCGATCGGGTGGTGATTCTGGGGCACTTCTACCAGCGTGATGAAGTGATCAAATACGCTGACTTCGTGGGTGATTCCTTCCAGCTGGCCAATGCCGCGAAGTCGAAACCCGAAGCCGAAGCCATCGTGTTCTGCGGGGTGCACTTTATGGCGGAAACCGCCGATATGCTCTCCGGCCCCGAACAAGCGGTGATTCTGCCTAATCTGGCGGCGGGCTGTTCAATGGCCGATATGGCCGATATCGAATCGGTTGAGGCTTGTTGGGCTCAGCTGGAAGAAATTTACGGCGATATGACCGCCACCGATGCTGAGGGTAAAGTGCCGGTGATTCCGGTGACCTATATGAATTCCTCGGCGGCGCTCAAGGGATTCTGCGGCGAGCATGGTGGCATCGTTTGCACCTCATCCAATGCAAAAACCGTGCTGGAGTGGGCTTTCCAGCGCGGCCAACGGGTGCTGTTTTTCCCCGATCAGCATTTGGGCCGGAACACCGCGAAGGCGATGGGCGTGCCCTTAGAACAGATGCCGATGTGGTCGCCGCGCAAGCCCTGGGGTGGCACCAGCCTGGAAACGTTGCAAGATGCCCGGGTGATTCTCTGGCACGGCTTCTGCTCGGTGCATCGCAGGTTCAGCGTCGCCCAGATCGACCAGGCGCGGGCCGAGTACCCGGGAGTTCGGGTGATCGTGCATCCAGAATGCCCGATGCCGGTGGTCGACGCCGCCGACGAGTCAGGATCGACTGATTACATCGTCAAGGCTATCCAGGCTGCACCGGCGGGCACTACTTTTGCCATTGGAACCGAGATCAATTTGGTAAATCGGTTGGCCGAAGAATATCCGCAGCACACCATCTTCTGCCTCGATCCGGTGATTTGCCCGTGTTCCACGATGTATCGGATTCATCCGGGTTATCTCGCCTGGGTGCTTGAGTCCCTGGTGCAGAAAACCGTGGTCAATCAGATCCGGGTGCCTGAAAATGTTGCGGTGCCAGCTCGGGTGGCGCTCGAGCGAATGCTAGCAGCCAAGCCATGA
- a CDS encoding NUDIX hydrolase, which yields MSAAPETQSSAARLVHYASGANVSERSAAPPSLAISTVIFALRPSESSGRPTLWLPLVRRIREPFKGLWALPGGPLSHHESLVDAAGRNLLETTGLRPRFLEQLYAFGGLQRSTAKSVTAQRVVSIVYWALVQATEAQITKCDENVSWIRADRLPELAFDHQEIVEYALWRLRNKIEYGSIAYHFLGEKFTLAQVREVYEAVLGKQLDPANFRRQLKATVDIEATDEYLQGGKHRPPRLYRYTGNTEIFSQNQRASAPQDIEGIS from the coding sequence GTGAGCGCAGCGCCAGAAACTCAAAGTTCAGCAGCCCGGTTGGTGCATTATGCCAGCGGAGCTAATGTTTCCGAGCGCTCCGCTGCTCCGCCGTCGCTAGCCATTTCAACAGTTATTTTCGCGCTCAGACCGAGCGAAAGCTCGGGACGTCCCACCTTGTGGCTGCCCTTGGTCAGGCGAATCAGGGAGCCGTTCAAGGGGCTTTGGGCGCTTCCCGGCGGACCGCTCAGCCACCACGAATCACTGGTGGACGCGGCCGGGCGGAACCTGCTCGAGACCACCGGTCTGCGGCCACGGTTTCTCGAACAGCTTTATGCTTTCGGCGGCCTTCAGAGGTCGACAGCGAAGAGTGTGACCGCCCAGCGAGTTGTCTCAATCGTTTATTGGGCTTTGGTGCAAGCGACCGAAGCCCAAATCACCAAATGCGATGAGAATGTCAGCTGGATCCGTGCCGATCGGCTTCCTGAGCTGGCTTTCGACCATCAAGAGATTGTCGAATATGCGCTCTGGCGGTTGCGCAACAAGATCGAATATGGCTCGATTGCCTATCACTTCCTAGGTGAAAAGTTCACCTTGGCTCAAGTCCGCGAGGTCTACGAGGCGGTATTGGGCAAGCAGCTCGATCCGGCCAACTTTCGCAGGCAGCTCAAGGCGACGGTGGATATTGAAGCCACCGACGAATACCTGCAAGGTGGCAAACATCGTCCGCCCCGGCTCTACCGCTACACCGGAAATACCGAGATTTTCAGCCAGAACCAGCGTGCTTCGGCACCACAAGATATCGAGGGAATATCGTGA
- a CDS encoding Lrp/AsnC family transcriptional regulator, whose protein sequence is MIDTLDARIVRLYTEEPRTSALEASRQLGVARATLTSRLEKLQASGAIRSWSPSLAPANFGFPVLAFCFLTIEQNRGHDIVVQALVEIPEVMDVHTVSGESDMLVKVAARSNADLQRVLDSIAATEVVVRSSTVLALNTHFEARALPLFETAARA, encoded by the coding sequence GTGATTGACACTCTTGATGCTCGAATTGTCAGACTCTACACCGAGGAGCCTAGGACCTCGGCTCTGGAAGCTTCGCGTCAACTGGGCGTGGCCCGGGCCACACTTACCTCGAGACTAGAAAAACTGCAGGCCTCCGGCGCAATCCGTTCATGGTCGCCCAGTCTGGCGCCAGCTAATTTTGGTTTTCCGGTGCTGGCTTTCTGCTTTCTCACCATTGAACAAAACCGTGGCCACGACATTGTGGTGCAGGCGCTGGTCGAAATTCCTGAGGTGATGGATGTGCATACCGTCTCGGGGGAGAGCGACATGTTGGTCAAGGTGGCGGCCCGTTCTAACGCTGATTTGCAGCGGGTGCTCGACTCGATTGCCGCCACCGAGGTGGTGGTGCGTTCCAGCACCGTGCTTGCCTTGAATACTCATTTTGAGGCGCGGGCGCTGCCCTTATTCGAGACGGCTGCGCGAGCGTAG